One window of the Dryobates pubescens isolate bDryPub1 chromosome 13, bDryPub1.pri, whole genome shotgun sequence genome contains the following:
- the LYRM9 gene encoding LYR motif-containing protein 9 — protein sequence MAPLRHAELVQTSLQLYRYLLRCCKQLPEESIRQHYRHAIRQSFRVHADEDDPERIQQIIRRAIEDADWVMNKYKKQK from the exons ATGGCTCCGCTGCGGCACGCGGAGCTGGTTcagacctccctgcagctgtaTCGCTACCTGCTCCGCTGCTGCAAGCAGCTTCCCGAGGAGAGCATCCGGCAGCATTACAGGCACGCCATCAGGCAG agcttCCGAGTTCACGCTGATGAAGACGATCCTGAGCGAATCCAGCAGATTATCAGGAGAGCCATTGAAGATGCTGACTGGGTCATGAATAAA